AGCCCCAAGCCACACGACAGGAGCAGGAGATTCAGGAGCAACTCAAGGCCGATCACTTTACGTTAAAGAAAGTAAGTTAAAAACATACGATAAATGGGATACGAGTTGAAAGTGCCCATAATCGAAAGGCATCTGTTGCAGCTAGCGGGTGTTTTATTTGGTAGCTGTAATGATTTGAATCTATCATAAGACACACGCGGCTATAACCGTTGTCTAAGAGCTTCAAAATCGAtaataacaaacaataaaagtaGTAATTTATAATACTAAATCATACGAGTTAGCGTGATTAGTACGTTTGATCCAATTTCTTCTCTTTATCGCAGACCTTTCGCCATGGCTTTCCATACTCGCCCACATCCTTCGCCTTCGATCCAGTACAAAAGCTACTAGCGATTGGCGACAAATCGGGCTACATTCGCATGTAAGTGTGACTTGAATACAACGTTTTTCTCATTATTTATTAATCTCATCTTTCTATATATGAACTAATTGCAGTTTGGGACGACCTGGCGTCGATGCCCATGCCAAACACGAGGGCGAATCCGAGTGCGCCGTGCTCTTTGCCCAGTTCCTGGTCAACGAGGGCGCATTGGTCACCGTCACCGCCGATGACACCATTCACTTGTGGAGCATTCGCCAAAAGACACCGCGCATTGTGCAGAGTCTGAAGTTTCAGAGGGAGCGGTAAGTTCAAGTCCATTATGTTTGGTCTTATTATGGATATCACGATATCGTAATACTGCCGTCCATAAAACGGGTTATCAATTTGGCTAATTCTCAACATATTccaacatatgtatatccccCGATGACATAATCTCCATCTCTCTTGCAGCGTGACTTGCATACACCTGCCTGTGGGCAGCAAATGGCTGTACGTGGGCACCGAGAAGGGAAACATACACGTTGTTCACATAGATACATTTGCACTTAGTGGTTATATTATTAACTGGAATAAAGCAATTGAAGTGTAAGTCCAATTACTCCCTTAGTGACCTAAACCGACCGCATTAAGTTCTAATCACGGGCTTAAACCAATTTGCAGGGTTAGAACTAGTCATCCAGGTGCTGTGATTGCGTTATGTGATAATCCATTGGATGCAAACAAGGTGAATACTTTGTTTCAATGAGGAAAATGCCTCAAGAAGATTTCACTCCCCTTAAACTTAAtgcatatattatattattatattcgaTGACTGATGAGATTCTTTCCGCACAGTTGCTTATTGCATTTGAGTGCGGGCTGCTTGTGCTGTGGGATCTGAAGGCGAAATGCGCTGAGCTGCGATGGCAGGCGGCCGAGGCCGTCAAGTCCCTGGCCTGGCACTACGAGGGCAAATATTTTGTGTCCTCGCACACGGATGGCTCCATTTGCTCCTGGCCCACGAAGCCGCAGGCTAAGCCGCAGTCGCAGGTCTGTCCGCATGGTAAGTTGCACAGTCATTAtccatatataaatatatttgattcGATTTATGTATGCTTTAGCTAAAATCAACAAGGATGGCAATGCGGAGAAATGCAAGCCGATATATAAAGTTGACTTGAAGTCCAGCGCAACTGGGTGAGTAATAAGCACTGTCGAATCATTTGTTTACTACTatgctttatttatattacacGGAGATAGCTGAACAACCTAGGGCGTTATCTTTATTTTTGGAACAATAACCATAAAGCAATTTTACAATAATATTTCAACAATAAGAATCATTGCGCTGCCGGCGTGtcgataaaacaaatgaataatGATAACTTGactcattaaaaatttataatctTTTAATTTGCCCGCCGCAGGGAAACCTTCACAATTTTCTCGGGCGGCATGCCCTCGGAGAAGGGCTCCAAGTCCAACTGCATCACGGTGATGGTGGGCAAGGCCACCACGGTGCTGGAGATGGAGCACGCCGTTTGCGATTTCATAACACTCTGCGAGAATCCCTGGCCCTGCGGTATGTTTTAAATAAGATAAGAACATTAAGATCGACAGAGCATATGTATAAGTCAACTGTGATTGTATTCTGCAGACTTGTTGGTATTTGTGTGatgttatatattatatataagatatattgtataatatgaaataatttacTTACTTGGTTTTTGTCTGCCTTTACAGAGACCCAGGAGCCGTATGCTATTGCCGTGCTGTTGCAATACGACTTAGTATTAATAGACTTATTAACACCCGGTTTTCCATGTTTTGAATCGCCTTATCCAATGGACTTACACGAATCACCTGTTACATGTTGCACATATTTAACCGATTGCCCATCGGATTTGGTTCCTGCTTTCTATTCAGTGAGTTTTACACGCACCCAATTTTCGTTAATATCCTTCAATTGATTCAATAATTCGTGTGCTTTAGGTTGGTCGCACAACGACAAGTAAAAAGAGCTGCTTCTCGGAGCGCGAATGGCCGATATCCGGTGGCGAGTGGTCGCCGGCGTCGTGCAGCTATTCGGAGATCGTGATCACCGGACACCAGGACGGCAGCCTCAAGTTCTGGGATTCCGGTGCCGGCACACTGCAGATCCTCTATAAGCTGAAGACAGCCAAGATGTTCGAGAAGCCGCGCTCCCACGTCGCCCACTCGCATCCGGAAAGCGACAATCCGCTGGCGGTGCACCTAATCTTCCTTTGCTCGGAATCGCGACGCCTGTGTGTGGCCGGCGCCATGGGACAGGTGATGCTCTTCAAGTTCCGCAAAGTGGAGTCCACGTCGGAGGTACTGGTGCTGGAGATACCCATACTCTATGAGAATTTTGATGACATTTATGGGACAAGTCCCGAGTGCGATTTTCTAACGGGCCATCAAGTGCAGAAGGCTGAGTCGAGTGATTCGGATAAGGTAATGATAACTTGTGCATGTTGTTCCTTCGCAAGTTCCCCGCTGATTTCTCGATATCCTACATCATATCTATTACAGACGGCCGAGTGTTCGCTAAAGGTGCGCAATGGGGCGCAACGCAAGCCGCCGGGCTTCCAGTCGCAGCTGGTCTGCCTCACCACCGGACCAAATCGCCGGAACGTGCAGGTCACCTCGCTGTGCATCAGCTCCAGTTATGGCCTGTAAGTAGCATAGCTGCTGCCacccatccaaccatccagctagccagccagccagccagccagccaaccgTTCATCCCATTAATCCCATCATCCCCGAGACACTCGCTTCAATCCATCCGATCATCCATCCTGCAATCCATCTGCCCATCGATCCAGccacacacgtacacacacCACCACCAAAAAGCCCCAAGCAGCTCCCAGCCGCCAACAATAACCAGCCCAGAGCAAAGCCACCCAACTACCCACCAGACAAAGGACACAGGAAAGCGGACTTAAAAGATACTAGCTCCCTGAACcctgcccaaaaaaaaaaaaaatttacttAGACCGTAGTCTAGTTTGTATTCGTAAATGCATGACGTTCTCTGAGAAAAGCGCCTGAGACGTAGCCGCGAACGCTCGACGAGTGTTCTAGCCTGCCCAAAAAACCTGATaacccctgccacgccccccccccccccaattTCCACCTGCCTACGCCTCTGCCCCGCCCCCAAGGTGCACCGCTTTTGTTGAATTTGTTTGCGTTGTGTATTCCGTAGTATGCAACAGTTGCAAGcagaccgaaaaaaaaaccaaatcaacGTCCCTTGGTAATTACAAGCACCTAAAGCAGAATTTCTGGACAGAATTGTGACCCATTGACCTCTTGTCTTTTCGGATCTAGAAACCGATTGCCCAAATCCAACGCCAGACTGGCATAAAAGCGACGTACTCATgactgaaaccgaaacccgGACGGATTCGTATTTTAGTGCCTggtgtgtgcgcgtgtgtgagAGTGATGATGCGCATCAAAATAATTCATTTGTCTTTCAGTTTTCGTTTTCAAGGGTTTCGTATTTGCGTTTCGGtatttaatattgttttttgtttttcattttttaatgtgATAATTTGCTTTCGAGTTTCGTTTACGTACTAGTGCTAATTagtattttggtatttttttgaaatttttttactTTAGCTAAGCACTGTAGTTTGctttcgtatttatttttcttaagcACTTTTCTTATGCTAATTTTTTAGTACTTTCtaaatatcttaaatattacaataccATAATTTAatagagtaaaaaaaaatagtaaaactTAATTGCATAATATGTAGTACTTTCTGATGAGAAGTTTAAACTATTGAAATTTTTGGTACTTCAGACagctaatatatatatttttatttatttttacttatgtattatgattttttgtatttgtattacCTTGGTATACGTTGCATTATCTAAATTAAGTTATTATCCTGATGACGAATAGTTTCCTCGCATTTGTTTTGTGACGTTGATTTGTATGCAGTTGATTTtggaaatatatatgaatattttctgtttttagAATGGCTTATGGTACCGAATATGGACTTGTCATAATTGATATAATCCAAAAAATTTGCCTATTGAGTGTTGCATGCCCCGATCTGTATGGCGCACATGATCCTTACTCGCGAACACCAAAAAGTCCAAAACGTATTGAAAACAAAGAGGAGCAAAGCCGATCGCCCAGCTCAGATCAGGTAAGTGccctcgctctctctctctctctttctctctctctctctctctgtctgtcagtctctctgtctctctctggCACCGAGACTAATTTTATAACCGAATCGCAGTGAACCGCGCGTACAAACATACACTCGAATCCATAACGAAAGTACACAGACAGACCATATAATTCAAATGCGCCATTGATTTGAATTGAAACACAGCCACACTAACAACACAGACACCGCAGATCATTTGAATTCGCAATTGATTTGAACTGAAACACAGCAACACTGAGAACACAGACAGACCGAAATGTATGCTATACTATTCACGCCGACCAACAAGTGCTCATTTGAAACATGTTACATACTCAATATTTTTCTAAACAtcttacatatacatatttgaattttatatgcATACCGATATTTACTTATTACATAACGAACGAAATTTTAATTACGTATCACATACTAACAAATATACCAAATtgatatatacattatataatctatatatatatatatttaaacataCTCGTATGTATGAGCtaacttttaaaaattgtagccaatgaaacttttgttttggtttgtgttttttgttttcgttttcccTTTAGTTAACCTATCGCTCTCCCTGTCTCGCTGTCACCTTATTGcatttttgtggcattttttttataccaATCTGATGGAATACCTCATAAGTACTTAGACCCCAGTCcatttatatctatatattacACTCACCCACATGCAAGCAAGCAAGCAAATATAACCAAAATGTTTAGCTGAATATCTAAAAGGATATGAAACTGTAGCTTTAGTTTAGCTTGGTAGTTGCTATCAAGTATTTTTTCGATGTACTATAGCTAGCCCTTTTTTACAGCGAATAACTAACCATCCCTCTCTAACTGAAGATCACACTGATATAGTTTTCTCTTTATTGAACACCCAACTAACGATATCGATCCCCGAATTGGCTAATGGCTATTTAATACTTCGGTTACCTTAAATTTGGTATTTTATGGTCAAGTACAATAAAATGTGGCCATCCTTTTCTCTTTCCTATCTCTATCTCTGTCTCCGCTTTCAAGcttatatatatctatctcTGTCTCTAAGCTAAAGTACTAAATGCAGCATGGTAAAAATCATATTAACGTATTGGTTTcagttttgtttggttttttttttttgtgttttgcacGAAGCTTGCCTACGATATGatggaaattttatttgatttggaTGGATTGGATTGGTGTCTTTTCTGTTTTGATTGCCACGCTAAAGACCATCGCATAGACACGATTGATCGCTTTGATTGTTGTACATGTACATGTGTGGTATGATGCGATATGATTCGATGCCGATACGATCCTATTTCATTCGATTATCTTTGATTCGATTCAGGTCGATTTCGAGTCGGTTCGATTTGAGTTGATTTGATCTGAGTTTTGCCTGAAAAATAAGTGCCTAGCGAACACCCAAGAAACAATTACAATCGAAACAACATGAACAACAGCGACAACATAAATATGTTTCTccccccctctctctctctctctctgcctcTATGTCtgtctctctttctctgtGTTTGTGTATCAACTTATTGATTGAATAATTGATGAAAaaagtgtatgtgtgtgatcGTTTTACTTTGTCACCTCTCCTTCAGAACACCTTATGTAACATAACCAACAATcaaaccacccaccaccaccaatgcAGCTAAcaaattattcaattatttgatatacatatttataaccTAATTCGAATTGATAATTGATCGTAGTtcattttattacattttaaattctaAATCTAAGCATATctgaaacaaattaaatcgTTGTATTgcctgtgcgtgtgtgtgtttgtgtttgagTTTTGCCAATGCGtatgtgaatgtgtgtgtggtgtacaCACTCACTCCTAGCATCAAACTGTTATACGCCTAAAGTATATCAGCTAACTAAGTCGTTGCCTAAAGTTAAACCCCTATCCGATGTTTGTTAATCCACAAGAAAACCAAACGAATCCATAACaagtttaaattgtaaattgttgATACAATATTCCCCcagtccccccccccccttagCAACCCAATAACCCCGTTTAAGCTCTGTTTATccttgtaaaaaaaaaaaaaaaaaagtacaccCCCAACATACTCCAAAGAAAAACTGGAGCAAACCCAAAAAGGCAAATAAGCAGCAACAAGAATGCGCAGCTTCCAACCCCCAAAAATggcataaatatgtatttatatggGTGAAAACTGCGAAATGCCATTGCAAAAGCATGCCAAAAATTTATAATCCATCCTCTTTCATTCActaatttttcacttttccgcttttcgtGACCTACTTCAATTTGCTGTATTTATACACCCTCAATGGAAAACTTGtgcattacaaattatttgaGATTTATTTCTATGAAATTcagtaaatatttatcaatATTTAGAGTTGGCGCCCGAAGAGAAATTGGCAGGAACTATTCCGTTTGAGAGTccaagattttttttttagaaacaCATGGTTGCATTGAAAGGCAGCCAATGTAAATACTAACAATGTCATAAAGCATCATGTATAAACTATATTCTAATAATATTATGGGAATTAGAAagattcaattttattcaaatagCCCCTTGTCATTAAGAATCATAATATTGTACCATATTTTCTTACGTATTTTCACCTCACTTTTCGCCTTTACTTGTTGCTGCTATATTTTTGCATCTTTGGGCTTGCTGATCAAAGAGAAGAGAACAAATTAAacagaaaccaaaacaaaaacctacaaaaaacaaaaaaacaaaaataacccAGTaacccaaaaaacaaaaacaaaaattaattagtgAATGTTAACCCCTTAATCTCCATGAAGTCCTCTAAAATCCCATGTCCGTCGATACCGACCACTACTACTTTTCTTATTGTTGCCTAAACGAACagaaagaaaaacgaaaattaaaacTCTGCACCCTACCCCTCAAAAATCCCGATCTTCATCTAGCTGAACGACACGACCAGTCCGGATAGTCCGTCTCTCGAATTTGTACCGGAGGCTGGCGAAACATCGGCCCACGATGGCGTGGCGACGGCAACTAGCTCACGTCCCAGTTCACCGGACCCGGTGGTGAACAGTGCTCGTGAAACGCTGCTCAGCGGATCGGCAGCGGCAACGGCGGCTGCGGCAGCATCGGCGGCTGTCATGATGGCCAAGAGTCCCCAGCGGGATGATGCAGCTCccaaggagctgcaggacAGACGAAAGTCCATGTCCTGGAAAACGTTCAATTTGAAGCGTCAATTATCGAAAGTCAATATGAAGATCGGCGGCCTGAATGTCAATACCGATATGGAGTCGCTAAAGAATAGCTCCATTTTCTACACGCCCAAGGAGGTGTCACCGGAGGCTGCTACGCCACCGGCAACAGAAGAGGAGGCAACGCCGGAGGGCAAGGAGGACGAGTCCCTGGATGATGGCGAAATGGCGACCAACgcgggagcagcagcagctgcatcaCCATCGCCGGCAGTTCGTGGCAAATTTCGCTCATCCACCACGGATTCACCTGATGAGGGCGCCAGCAGTAGCATTGCCAGCGGCATTCGTCGTGTGGACTTTGAACAGCCGGCTGGGGTCGAGGTGGAGCGACCAAACAACCTGCCACTGGCGGATGCACCAGCTCCACTGAAGCCCGCCCGTCAAAAGTTCAAGGAAAAGTCGCGCGATCAGCGACTTTTATCCGTTCCGAACATTAAGTATCAGCCGCGAGATTCGCGTGGCGGTGCTCGGAACCTCAAGAATGATGTCTCACCGCTGatgggcggtggtggcggtggaggAGGCGTTGTTGGTGCCAGCAGCGGCATTGGTGGAAGCGTCGCTGGAGGCAAGAAGATACGTAAGTATGGCCCCAGCGAAAGGATCATCCTCCATCTTAtccaaaataacaaatcaaaAGAACGCTTTAAGCCGAAAGTTTAACCCCCttaactataaaaaaaaaaaagaaattttatgtgcagagcgagcgagcgagttCTTTCCTGAGTGGTCGCAAGGCAGGCAGACAGATTGTAAATCACGAATCCCCGAATCGGATACGAAATTTCGTCCTCGTTATTGAGATTTTACTGCGTTTATGTGAGGGTGTTCTGTGGATTCTGTGTATTAATGTTATAGAACTTATCTGTGTTCGAAGTTTTTAGTTAAGGTGACCGAAAATATTCTTTTCCAGAGACTGCATGCCAATATTAAGAAGACTTTGAAACGTATAGTTAATCGATCCAACAAGATCAAACTAAATAATACCATTGAGAAACGCATAAACGCAGTACATCCGCTCTCGACGTCGCAAGTGATCCTTCTCTTCGTTTCTCTAAACCCTTTCTCCCACCCAGTCTCCCCTCTCTCTCACCGTTTCTCTCCTCCTCGAACATCGGCGTTCTGTCGTCGTTTCTGTTTgggtttttcacttttctcgTTTCAGTTTTGTGTTGTGCCTTTGCTTTGCGTTGCTTTTAGTTGCTGCAAGCTGTAGAAAATAGCATAAACAAATGAGATACTACTGTATACTTAGCACCCCTGCTCCTTTGTCCAAGCGCCTGTTTCCAAAAAACCCTGACCCTATCAATAGCGCAGCTAGAGATGTGCATATTCCAATACCGGATATAGAGATGAGAACCGAACGATAATCAAAATTCCGATGATgctttattttgttgatttttgaaacggaaacaaaaaccaaaattgcattttgtgtATAGAGCATACTTTGTAGAGAGTTAGCTAATTTAAACAACAACCAAAATCAAGTAAAACgtgacaataaaaaataatgatgtaaaaaacaatacaaaataatacACTTGAGAAACAATGTGAtgcgacaacaacagcaactaacaaacaaaatcaCATACGCACCCAACCTAAACAATTACAACAACTAtgtagaaaacaaaaactttacaaaaagtacaaatttttgccaaaaatttctTATCTatgcttcttcttctcctcAATACCTAGGCAACGGATGCAGAAGAGCTGCAATACAACTGCCTGTATGTGATTGTGTGGAAGTTCTTTGGTAAATCATTTaacaaccaccaccaccatcatcactACCACTACTCACCAGTCacttaaaaca
The DNA window shown above is from Drosophila melanogaster chromosome X and carries:
- the Tomosyn gene encoding tomosyn, isoform F — its product is MKKFTFKGVLDGFRQSVQPQATRQEQEIQEQLKADHFTLKKTFRHGFPYSPTSFAFDPVQKLLAIGDKSGYIRILGRPGVDAHAKHEGESECAVLFAQFLVNEGALVTVTADDTIHLWSIRQKTPRIVQSLKFQRERVTCIHLPVGSKWLYVGTEKGNIHVVHIDTFALSGYIINWNKAIEVVRTSHPGAVIALCDNPLDANKLLIAFECGLLVLWDLKAKCAELRWQAAEAVKSLAWHYEGKYFVSSHTDGSICSWPTKPQAKPQSQVCPHAKINKDGNAEKCKPIYKVDLKSSATGETFTIFSGGMPSEKGSKSNCITVMVGKATTVLEMEHAVCDFITLCENPWPCETQEPYAIAVLLQYDLVLIDLLTPGFPCFESPYPMDLHESPVTCCTYLTDCPSDLVPAFYSVGRTTTSKKSCFSEREWPISGGEWSPASCSYSEIVITGHQDGSLKFWDSGAGTLQILYKLKTAKMFEKPRSHVAHSHPESDNPLAVHLIFLCSESRRLCVAGAMGQVMLFKFRKVESTSEVLVLEIPILYENFDDIYGTSPECDFLTGHQVQKAESSDSDKTAECSLKVRNGAQRKPPGFQSQLVCLTTGPNRRNVQVTSLCISSSYGLMAYGTEYGLVIIDIIQKICLLSVACPDLYGAHDPYSRTPKSPKRIENKEEQSRSPSSDQLNDTTSPDSPSLEFVPEAGETSAHDGVATATSSRPSSPDPVVNSARETLLSGSAAATAAAAASAAVMMAKSPQRDDAAPKELQDRRKSMSWKTFNLKRQLSKVNMKIGGLNVNTDMESLKNSSIFYTPKEVSPEAATPPATEEEATPEGKEDESLDDGEMATNAGAAAAASPSPAVRGKFRSSTTDSPDEGASSSIASGIRRVDFEQPAGVEVERPNNLPLADAPAPLKPARQKFKEKSRDQRLLSVPNIKYQPRDSRGGARNLKNDVSPLMGGGGGGGGVVGASSGIGGSVAGGKKIHKLDGTFSRSRSSSMSSIDMSSSESVTCLAFIESYAKRNDILTLVPTLWIGTSFGSILTLFITMPERDVRKSQPVLITINGGPVVRLKGSITSMSFLDSYGSIIPYTFETWRDEKRDNKDRTPTKSSSRTSPTFTPTTANTLSNTSVAGGASAGGGAGGGGGAGGGAASGGAAAGGPAGGGAGAGSAAGAAGGVGSGVTSGGGMSSSSASSSGISGSVSTGLETLTDRQYIVIASEKQTKVFDVANQCCINRIQLSEMDFAVKAETITMKDGSCLATYLSNGHLMVHSLPSLKLLLDTDFLPLMELSFQTKCKQGIVDPMLSIWGQQIIVHEDTTQISKIFCFSHKGHGLYMASPTEIQKFTISSEFCQFILEMMGELYTVHEMPEQPKEGFFKGLFGGGAKLLDREELFGEQSGKPNRSVARHIPGPNLEQLGQRASTAASEISRAHQLAMERGEKLNLLEERAERMANTAQDFSGTAHQLMLKYKDKKWYQL
- the Tomosyn gene encoding tomosyn, isoform J, with the protein product MKKFTFKGVLDGFRQSVQPQATRQEQEIQEQLKADHFTLKKTFRHGFPYSPTSFAFDPVQKLLAIGDKSGYIRILGRPGVDAHAKHEGESECAVLFAQFLVNEGALVTVTADDTIHLWSIRQKTPRIVQSLKFQRERVTCIHLPVGSKWLYVGTEKGNIHVVHIDTFALSGYIINWNKAIEVVRTSHPGAVIALCDNPLDANKLLIAFECGLLVLWDLKAKCAELRWQAAEAVKSLAWHYEGKYFVSSHTDGSICSWPTKPQAKPQSQVCPHAKINKDGNAEKCKPIYKVDLKSSATGETFTIFSGGMPSEKGSKSNCITVMVGKATTVLEMEHAVCDFITLCENPWPCETQEPYAIAVLLQYDLVLIDLLTPGFPCFESPYPMDLHESPVTCCTYLTDCPSDLVPAFYSVGRTTTSKKSCFSEREWPISGGEWSPASCSYSEIVITGHQDGSLKFWDSGAGTLQILYKLKTAKMFEKPRSHVAHSHPESDNPLAVHLIFLCSESRRLCVAGAMGQVMLFKFRKVESTSEVLVLEIPILYENFDDIYGTSPECDFLTGHQVQKAESSDSDKTAECSLKVRNGAQRKPPGFQSQLVCLTTGPNRRNVQVTSLCISSSYGLMAYGTEYGLVIIDIIQKICLLSVACPDLYGAHDPYSRTPKSPKRIENKEEQSRSPSSDQINGSGVATAAPQQQQQQQQQLQQSQQQQQQQLQQQQQQQQQQQQQQQQQQQSLGGDPGDHATSTSAGAATLAGSSIYGADDADKLDGTFSRSRSSSMSSIDMSSSESVTCLAFIESYAKRNDILTLVPTLWIGTSFGSILTLFITMPERDVRKSQPVLITINGGPVVRLKGSITSMSFLDSYGSIIPYTFETWRDEKRDNKDRTPTKSSSRTSPTFTPTTANTLSNTSVAGGASAGGGAGGGGGAGGGAASGGAAAGGPAGGGAGAGSAAGAAGGVGSGVTSGGGMSSSSASSSGISGSVSTGLETLTDRQYIVIASEKQTKVFDVANQCCINRIQLSEMDFAVKAETITMKDGSCLATYLSNGHLMVHSLPSLKLLLDTDFLPLMELSFQTKCKQGIVDPMLSIWGQQIIVHEDTTQISKIFCFSHKGHGLYMASPTEIQKFTISSEFCQFILEMMGELYTVHEMPEQPKEGFFKGLFGGGAKLLDREELFGEQSGKPNRSVARHIPGPNLEQLGQRASTAASEISRAHQLAMERGEKLNLLEERAERMANTAQDFSGTAHQLMLKYKDKKWYQL